AGCGAAAAAGAAACAGTCATTTATCGCGTCTGTCAGGAGGCTGTGCTCAATGCGTTGAAGTATGCCCAGGTGGATACCGTTAAAGTTACTTTGTCGGAGCACGAACACGCGCTTCGTTTGACTGTAGAGGATAATGGGATTGGCTTTGATAAGGGGGGCAAGCCTATTGGGACAGGACTAGGCTTGTATGGTATGCAGGAGCGAGCAGAACTGGTAGGTGGAAGTTTTGGCGTCCTTTCGAATGTTGGCCAAGGAACCAAAGTCTTTTTACAAATTCCGATTGGACACGAGGAGGAATAGAAACTTGATCAAAATTGTATTAGCGGATGATCATGCCATTGTACGAAGCGGATTTTCCATGATTCTCAACTTCCAATCGGATATGGAGGTTGTCGGAACGGCTGCGGACGGGATTGAAGCGTATACTATGGTAGCCAAACATCAGCCGGATATTCTAATTATGGACCTCAGCATGCCTCCAGGCGAAAGTGGTTTGATCGCCACAGGCAAGATTAAAGAGGACCACCCTGACACTAAAATTCTGATACTGACCATGCATGACGACGAAGAATATCTATTTCATATTTTGAAGAATGGTGCTTCAGGGTACGTTTTGAAAAATGCACCAGATGAGGAGCTATTGCTTGCCATACGAACCATTCATGGGGGCGGGACTTATATCCATCCTAAAATGGCCACTTCTCTCGTGCGTGAGTTCATTAAGAAAGACACAACATCACAAACCGAAGATCCGTATGAGATTCTGTCCAAGCGCGAGCTGGAGATTCTCCCTTTGGTTGCAAAGGGATACGGTAACAAGGAAGTTGCCGAAAAGCTGTTCATTTCTGTCAAAACCGTGGAAGCGAATAAAGCTAAAATCATGGAGAAGTTGAACTTAAAAAGCCGGCCTGAGCTGGTCCAATATGCTTTAAAGAAAAAAATGCTGGATTTCTAGTTTATGAAGAAGATTATTTTTAATCCAATAATATATCTACAATGAATCAAG
This window of the Paenibacillus polymyxa genome carries:
- a CDS encoding response regulator transcription factor — its product is MKIVLADDHAIVRSGFSMILNFQSDMEVVGTAADGIEAYTMVAKHQPDILIMDLSMPPGESGLIATGKIKEDHPDTKILILTMHDDEEYLFHILKNGASGYVLKNAPDEELLLAIRTIHGGGTYIHPKMATSLVREFIKKDTTSQTEDPYEILSKRELEILPLVAKGYGNKEVAEKLFISVKTVEANKAKIMEKLNLKSRPELVQYALKKKMLDF